Within the Setaria viridis chromosome 3, Setaria_viridis_v4.0, whole genome shotgun sequence genome, the region TCGCCTTGGTTCCTCTCCTGATGCTCCGGCGGCCCATCCTTTTGGCTTGTGTTTCTGTGAAACTGAAGTCTTCTTCAATGGCGCCGGGTTAGCAAGTCCTCCATGGAAGCCTGATACAAGAACTGAGCTAGATCGTGTTAAAGAGCTAAGCTAtagctgaaagcctgaaaccaTTGGAGAAGCTTGCTTCAATGTAATCTTTCACATTGATTCGAAGCAAGTAAATACACGACGCACGGTGGCATTAATCATGCCCGTGCCATCCGCGTGAACACGGAGATCCTGCTTGTCAGTCTGTTGTACTTGTCGGCAGTAAAACAGGGCCTCGCTATATAAAACGGTGCCAAATTATGAAATTACACCATCGTCTTCAACTTTCAGACTTCAGAAAAGAGAGAGCCGTGAGCTATATATAGCTTCGGTTTTTCCTTGCTCCTGGTTGCTGCCGCCAGGTGCCAGACGCTGCCGTTGCACAAAGAAAATGTTATCCTTGTCAGGAGTCAGGACCAGGCCGCGTATTGAAACTGTTGGTGAAcagcatctcttttttttttttagtaTGAATGAACTCGAGTTGCCAAAACAAACATTTTGTGGCCTCGGCCCGTGCTTTGACGGACAAACCACTGGCTACCACAGTGAGAATCCCTAGAAAAAACACAGAACACGTGAAGTGAGCCATTTGATTTTTTGCATTCTTCGAAAACAAATTTGATGTAACCTGAGACAAAAACAAGTTTTGGCCTTGGCTCacatactactactactactaattGCTATATTGCCCACTCTTTCTTTTGAAagtttacatatatatatataacggCTAACTTGACAACTAGATTGACAAACCTTTTCCccccaaaaaaatattttttttacaactAGAGGCTTTTGGTTCTTCTTCTGCTAAGCGGTAAAGccctctattttctttttcttgagaCGAAACATGAAAGCCCCTGCTTTTTTACGAGGTACACGCATTATTCCGTGACAGCCGACAAACTGTACTGTGTTGCAGAGGGAAACCCCCGGACAAGAAGCGCCTGTGACAGCAGTGGTGGTGGGGAAATTTTAAATCCGCCCGCGTGCAGCTTCGAATCTCCATCTCCTCCGGCATTCACTGCCCAATGGCGGTAGGTTCCACCTCCAAAGGCGCCTCCTTTTTCGACCCCTTTTGGGTTCTTGATGGCTTTTTATAGGACAATTTTGAACTGTTCCCCCTCCTTCCCGTGACGTGCGTGCCGCAGGTCTCGTCGATCCCACCTGGCGGGCTCCGTGGTGCCTGGTGAGGTTCTTGCCCCTTTCCTCGCGCAACCCTTTCGTGATTGCTCCTCTTCTTATTTGGATCTTGGTGCCGGAATGATGCGGTATGAGCTCGCCTCCTGGGGATTGGTTGATTTGCTTCTTCTCTAGTTTAGTGGCTGCAAGTGTTTTTTCCCCGAACGAACCGTGGCTGCAAGTTTGCCAATGCGTTCCATTTGGTTCATCGTCACCCCACAAGAAATTTCAGATTCCTTTTCATCCCAACACTCGTTTGATGCTGACAATCCCACATTTTCCCTTTTAGGAAACTGCGCATTGATTTCCCCCCCTCGGTTTCCAGAAGATACTGTCGCTTCCGGCTTAGGTTTCATGTTTTGCTCAAAGGATTCATTTCTGCTGATGGTTTCTTCTTATTTATAACCACCGATACCCACCAGCATATCACATATGCCACTCTTTTATTGATTTTCAGTGCTTGCTATGCTTTTTTTTTGAGGATTCAGTACTTGCTATGCTTGTGACGTGTTGAAGACCATCTGTTTATTGTGGCATCAGATGAAGTGAACTTGAAAAGATCCGCAACAATTTCTCTATTTGCTTCAGAGGTTATTGTAATTTAATGTGAATCATCTTTAATAAGGTCTGCCTGATTCCATGTTTTCACATAAATTGGTCCACATATCTGCACACTTATAGGGTCTGCACTCTGCAATCTCCCTGCTTTCACATGTAGATAATTTAAGCAATGTTATGCATTCTGTAGAATAATTTCTATTATGATTTGAACATTACGATCTAGTTTCCTTGGCACTGAACTGCAGTTTCTTTGTGCCTCACTACCTGTTCTAGATATGCGTTGCTTCTGAAGTTGCTGTTTGAGCATTTTGCTTCTGAAGTTGCTGTTTGAGCATTTTGCTTCTGAAGCAGAAATTTTGTCCAGTACTTTGTACAGTTTGTAAGATGCATCACCTTTGTGTTGTGTGTTTGTACTTTGCGCCTATGTTAACTTCCAGAACACTTGATGGTGTTTGTAACGAACATACGGCAGTTCTTTTCCCTGGATTGTGCTGTCTTTTAACGTTTACTATTTTTCTATCTGCTAGACAAGTCGCTGCCATTCTAGATTGGGAATGGAGACTATGGTTGGAGGATGTGTTGGCCCAAGTGAACTTCACTTGAGGAAGGAACTCACTGCTTTGCAGAAGGCGCGCTTCTTGCAGGATCCTGAGACTTGCTCAACGTGGaaatcacctttgagttctaggTCATTGGTGGCAACTTCAAGGATTACACACAATGGTGAGGTTTCTAGTAATTTAGCACCAAAGCACATTGAGTCACCGCATGCTCCTCTAAAAAGTGAGAAGAAACGAAGAAAGGTATATCTCTACAATTGGAGGCAAAATTCTATCAAATCAAGTGAGGATGGTAGGCAACGATCTGGTGAGTTAAGCCTGGACAGTCCATGCAATTCTAATGGGGTGAACTCCAAAGGTGATGCATGTCTGGATGCTCCTGACAGCATTTTCAATGTTCAGAGTTCAGCATCCTGTACACCTGTGAAAAGAATAGCTAGAAGGAGAAAGGGTGTTTTTTCCAGAAAAGGAGCAGTCAGAAACCCAGCTGTTTTGAAGTCGTTAGATCTTCAGGTTAACTCCGGTGAGCGATCTGAGGATACTGAGAACTGCAACTCAGAGAGTCAGGAGCTATTTCAAGGAAGTTACTTTTCTCACCCTACATCTCCACTGTTTGCTGCATGTGGATGTGTCAGCTCTTCAAATCCCTCAAAACTACTGAAAATTGGTAGAAGAGAGGGATCTTCCTTTTCTTGCACACCTGTTTCTACTAGCTCCTATTACAGGCATGGAAGAaggaacaccaacacttttggTTCTTGGGATGCAAGGACTGCTACTTCTTTAGATGGTGATGAGTCTAACCAATCAGCATTACTGGGAAGTCAAAGGTCTCACCTCCCTTGCTATTCATCAAAAAGGAGAAAGCATAGAGGATCTGAAGGAAGTAATTATTCTCCTTCACTATCTGCTATACTTCGGAGAAAAGGTAGCAGCTTAATATGTGGAAGTCAGACATTGCATAAGAAGAAGAGATCATTTGGTTCAATGAAATGGGCACATTCAAAAAAATCTGCTCGAGGAATGCCACATTTGGGTACTAGCTGTGATTTTGATTCTTCATCATTTGATTCATCAAGCGATGAACTCTCAACCAATATAGGGGAGCTTGATATGGAAGCTTCGAGCCGGTTGGATGGGAAGAGATGGTCAAGCTGTAAAAGCCAGGATAGGATCAATCTATCTGCTCAAGGTGGTGACCTGGCAGCGGCAGACCAGAGAAGCTTGAGCCAAAAATACAGGCCAAAGGCATTCAGTGAAATCGTTGGTCAAAATATTGCAGCACAATCACTTCATAATGCAATCATGATGGAAAGGATAGCTCCTGCCTATCTTTTTCAAGGTCCTCGAGGAACAGGGAAAACATCCACTGCACGGATATTTTCAGCGGCCCTAAGTTGCCTTGCTACTGTAGATACCAAACCATGTGGGATATGCAAGGAGTGCACAGATTTTTTCAGTGGAAATGGAACCAATCTAATTGAAGTTGATGCAAGTAATAGGAAGAGTGTAAGTAGAATTAAGCACTTACTGGAAAACATACCACCATCTGGTTCTTCGTCCTGTTATAAGGTGTTTGTTGTGGACGAATGCCACATGGTATCTTCCAATGTGTGGTCAGCATTTATGAAGTTTCTTGATGAACCATTACCTCACGTCGTATTTATATTCATAACAATTGACCCTCAAAACCTGCCTCGAGCTGTAATATCACGTTGCCAAAAGTATGTTTTTTCCAGGATCAAAGATATTGACAGTGTGTGCCGGTTGAGGAAAATTTGTATGAAGGAAAATCTTGATGTTGAATTAGCTGCTTTAGATTTAATAGCTCTGAATTCAGATGGCTCACTACGAGATGCAGAGACAATGCTAGATCAGCTGAGTTTGCTGGGGAAAAAGATAACACCTTCACTTGTTAATGATCTGGTAATCTTGTTTTTATGATTAACTTGTTTTCATGAATAAATTTGCTATGTGTTATGTGAAAATGCTGCTTCCTAGTTCCTAATTTGTTGGTTCTTTAATCTATATGGAAATTTTGCATTAAATTATTATTCTAATTTGATATCATAgtcaaaattgcatattgttttccGAATGTTTCACTATTTAActacttaggccctgtttgtttgagcttcctggcagcttctcagcgtgaaaagccagaagctcaaacaaacaacaatCTTTCCGTGTAGCTTCTGAAAAGCTGGAAGCccagaaaagctgagtttatatgggaAGCTGGAAGCTCAGTTTTatgagcttttcgtagctttttgagctctgaaagctaaacacatcttctaaaagctagtgttggcttttcagaagcaaaaagcCAGCAGCAActtttcagaaaagctcaaaaactgcagctcaaacaaacaagccCTTGTGCTCATATTGTACTTTTCATTAGGTTTTTTTAAAGGTCCTGTACGTAAATTATTCTAGTGATAACAAGTGAGGCCTGCGGCCAAAGGCCTAGAAAGTGTGCAAATCCCAACTGTACTCATGAACCAAAAGCTACCCAATGAAAGTCAAACTTGCCTGAGTAGCTGGCTTCCTAGTTTGCTCTTTTGTCTCACAATAGAGGTGCAAACTCTAAAGGGCACATTTATGATTTAGCATTTGAACATATGTCTGGACCCATGTCACCTTGACTTATTTTGAAAATATGAGCTTTATTTCTAAATTGTACCCTATAGAATGGGGACAGGATATCAAATATTCTGCTTGGGGAAAGGAAATTCTTTTCAGTTTTACATGAATACAGTGAGAAAATAACTAGTAAAATAATTTCATTTCCTTATATTTTACTAGATAATGAGTGATATATATTATTCAATTGAATGGTGTCTCTAAGTTGCAAATTGCATTTTAAAGGTTGGGGTTGTttcagaagagaaattgctcgATCTTTTGGAGATAGCTATGTCATCTGACAGTGCTGAGACAGTCAAAAGGTCAAGAGAGTTGATGGATTCTGGCATTGATCCAGTGGCCTTAATGTCTCAATTAGCTGGGCTTATCATGGACATCATCGCTGGCACCTACAAATTGGCTGATTCTAATTGTTGTAATGGCTCAGTCGCTGGTGGTCGAAGTTGTGAGTACTTTCATCCTTGTATTGCATTATGTTTTCAATTCGTTCATTCTTACCTcttccccaccttttcatttctttcttCATCATAGCTGTCACACAAATCTTCCATGATTTTCTCTGTATCGTAAAATCTACTGGAGTAGTGCAGTCCTACTAAAATGAATTAcattttttctagaatttatttaTACCAATAAAAATGACATTTTTGCTGCTACTTCCATTTATCAATATCATATGGAGGTGCATATATAGTGTTCTCACATGGTCACTGTTCATGAGTTATGACCGTGAGGCAAGCAAAGCTATTGATTATCTATTGGATTGTGTCAATTTATTTTTAATAGCAGTGGACTAAAAATATTTCAATAGAATAAGCTAGCACATGCTATTATGTGACTGTTGGTTGACTGTCTGCAAATGCTAGGGTAATATTTCCAACAGAAACAAATTAAATCTCATTCTTAGATTCACCATTAACCAAAACCACTGCTTGTGAGATGTTCTTAGGGGGTGGCAATTACAGAAAGAGCCAACCTCATGCAATAATTAAAATCTCTCATTTAGCTATTTTAAAGATCACTTAACCACTAACTTTCGTTTACAAGATGGACCACTTTATGCTCAACTGGAAATGCTCATTTGGTCAGTACAGTTGAAGATATGATCTTATATTGCGAAACACCATATCCTGACCATAGTCCATAAAGCTCCAACAGAAGCTTAATATTGATTGTGTTATGGCTGTTAATTGCTACTTCTGTTAGTCTGATGTTTGTGTAAATTCACCTTGACTGTGTTATTGATTTATTGTGCCA harbors:
- the LOC117847655 gene encoding protein STICHEL — its product is METMVGGCVGPSELHLRKELTALQKARFLQDPETCSTWKSPLSSRSLVATSRITHNGEVSSNLAPKHIESPHAPLKSEKKRRKVYLYNWRQNSIKSSEDGRQRSGELSLDSPCNSNGVNSKGDACLDAPDSIFNVQSSASCTPVKRIARRRKGVFSRKGAVRNPAVLKSLDLQVNSGERSEDTENCNSESQELFQGSYFSHPTSPLFAACGCVSSSNPSKLLKIGRREGSSFSCTPVSTSSYYRHGRRNTNTFGSWDARTATSLDGDESNQSALLGSQRSHLPCYSSKRRKHRGSEGSNYSPSLSAILRRKGSSLICGSQTLHKKKRSFGSMKWAHSKKSARGMPHLGTSCDFDSSSFDSSSDELSTNIGELDMEASSRLDGKRWSSCKSQDRINLSAQGGDLAAADQRSLSQKYRPKAFSEIVGQNIAAQSLHNAIMMERIAPAYLFQGPRGTGKTSTARIFSAALSCLATVDTKPCGICKECTDFFSGNGTNLIEVDASNRKSVSRIKHLLENIPPSGSSSCYKVFVVDECHMVSSNVWSAFMKFLDEPLPHVVFIFITIDPQNLPRAVISRCQKYVFSRIKDIDSVCRLRKICMKENLDVELAALDLIALNSDGSLRDAETMLDQLSLLGKKITPSLVNDLVGVVSEEKLLDLLEIAMSSDSAETVKRSRELMDSGIDPVALMSQLAGLIMDIIAGTYKLADSNCCNGSVAGGRSLTEAELERLQQALKILSDAEKQIRVSSERPTWFTAALLQLGCGHSSDMNQLESSTREHPKAANDAMSEAARESSSSRTASHSLSAFGISKKTLEHKAISVHSSPQVLGSHSSRSRLNYNLVYGECRSVDRVPLNSNQLNDNCSKQRALINEKSDNLAQIWIRCIENCHSKTLQQLLLDHGKLVSIRQFEDHTIAFIAFEDCGIKSRAQRFLSSITNLIETVLKCNVEVKMGPLAELIDEELTLEAGPKVRRVESDVLSCSSNSDRLKGTMNSSRRSLDHPDEGRKELEKYKNTPPADERLHSVSVTLSSGIPKARGLEVPTQSTKESINGEQRLESAWLQVSEKHTPGLMNQAKHNQHQVLSQVVDSQHQRKLSMSLVVPSSHRDDDLAHEIEALKIVDSYGSQKHQSGRSENGFAISPSKLHRKDDMADCDKESVCSEPGRPGCHGFFPCWKAQNQREQRRRGRCG